A DNA window from Betta splendens chromosome 6, fBetSpl5.4, whole genome shotgun sequence contains the following coding sequences:
- the asb13b gene encoding ankyrin repeat and SOCS box protein 13 isoform X2 has protein sequence MEVTRTRPSLYGEIAHGLGFWTDRSAVHEAAAQGRALQLQQLIEGGAAVNTVAVDSITPLHEACIQGQSLCVRLLLDAGAQVDARNIDGSTPLCDACAAGSLECVKLLLEYGATVNPPLFTFSPLHEACMGGNSKCVQLMIDQGALMEAHDCHYGTPLHVACARQHYDCAKVLLKAGANVNAAKLHETALHHAAKTKNVDLIELLVEFGGNVYARDNLHKKPIHYTSHGSPSYLCLEFYEKTPLSLQQISRLAVRGALGKGACKVVSKLGLPNRIIGFLSYTPPPVFEI, from the exons ATGGAGGTCACTCGGACCAGACCGTCCTTGTATGGTGAGATCG CTCATGGCCTTGGATTCTGGACGGACCGGTCAGCGGTGCACGAGGCCGCGGCCCAAGGCAGagctctccagctgcagcagctgatcgaGGGCGGCGCGGCGGTCAACACGGTGGCTGTGGACTCCATCACCCCGCTGCACGAGGCGTGCATACAGGGACAGAGCCTCTGTGTCCGGTTGCTGCTGGACGCCGGTGCACAG GTGGACGCTCGTAACATTGATGGAAGCACTCCGCTGTGTGACGCCTGTGCAGCCGGGAGCCTAGAATGTGTCAAGCTGTTGTTGGAGTATGGAGCAACGGTTAATCCTCCTCTGTTCACCTTCTCACCTCTGCATGAGGCGTGCATGGGAG GAAATTCAAAGTGTGTTCAGCTCATGATTGATCAAGGGGCTTTGATGGAGGCCCACGACTGCCACTACGGGACACCGCTTCATGTTGCCTGTGCCAGGCAACACTATGACTGTGCTAAGGTTCTCCTCAAAGCCG GAGCCAACGTGAATGCTGCCAAGCTACACGAGACTGCTCTTCATCACGCAGCCAAAACAAAGAACGTTGACTTGATTGAGCTACTTGTGGAGTTTGGGGGAAATGTGTACGCCAGGGATAACCTGCACAAAAAGCCCATCCACTACACCAGCCACGGATCTCCCTCTTATCTCTGCCTTGAATTCTATGAAA AAACTCCCCTCAGTCTGCAGCAGATCAGCAGATTGGCCGTGAGAGGGGCTCTTGGCAAAGGCGCGTGCAAAGTTGTTTCCAAGCTGGGTTTGCCCAATCGTATTATAGGTTTTCTTTCTTACACGCCACCTCCAGTGTTTGAAATTTAG
- the asb13b gene encoding ankyrin repeat and SOCS box protein 13 isoform X1 — protein MKWRSLGPDRPCMVRSTQRAAARNAETDSVFVCASAAHGLGFWTDRSAVHEAAAQGRALQLQQLIEGGAAVNTVAVDSITPLHEACIQGQSLCVRLLLDAGAQVDARNIDGSTPLCDACAAGSLECVKLLLEYGATVNPPLFTFSPLHEACMGGNSKCVQLMIDQGALMEAHDCHYGTPLHVACARQHYDCAKVLLKAGANVNAAKLHETALHHAAKTKNVDLIELLVEFGGNVYARDNLHKKPIHYTSHGSPSYLCLEFYEKTPLSLQQISRLAVRGALGKGACKVVSKLGLPNRIIGFLSYTPPPVFEI, from the exons ATGAAATGGAGGTCACTCGGACCAGACCGTCCTTGTATGGTGAGATCG ACCCAGAGAGCAGCTGCGAGGAACGCAGAGACAGACTCAGTCTTTGTTTGTGCCTCTGCAGCTCATGGCCTTGGATTCTGGACGGACCGGTCAGCGGTGCACGAGGCCGCGGCCCAAGGCAGagctctccagctgcagcagctgatcgaGGGCGGCGCGGCGGTCAACACGGTGGCTGTGGACTCCATCACCCCGCTGCACGAGGCGTGCATACAGGGACAGAGCCTCTGTGTCCGGTTGCTGCTGGACGCCGGTGCACAG GTGGACGCTCGTAACATTGATGGAAGCACTCCGCTGTGTGACGCCTGTGCAGCCGGGAGCCTAGAATGTGTCAAGCTGTTGTTGGAGTATGGAGCAACGGTTAATCCTCCTCTGTTCACCTTCTCACCTCTGCATGAGGCGTGCATGGGAG GAAATTCAAAGTGTGTTCAGCTCATGATTGATCAAGGGGCTTTGATGGAGGCCCACGACTGCCACTACGGGACACCGCTTCATGTTGCCTGTGCCAGGCAACACTATGACTGTGCTAAGGTTCTCCTCAAAGCCG GAGCCAACGTGAATGCTGCCAAGCTACACGAGACTGCTCTTCATCACGCAGCCAAAACAAAGAACGTTGACTTGATTGAGCTACTTGTGGAGTTTGGGGGAAATGTGTACGCCAGGGATAACCTGCACAAAAAGCCCATCCACTACACCAGCCACGGATCTCCCTCTTATCTCTGCCTTGAATTCTATGAAA AAACTCCCCTCAGTCTGCAGCAGATCAGCAGATTGGCCGTGAGAGGGGCTCTTGGCAAAGGCGCGTGCAAAGTTGTTTCCAAGCTGGGTTTGCCCAATCGTATTATAGGTTTTCTTTCTTACACGCCACCTCCAGTGTTTGAAATTTAG